The Faecalibacter sp. LW9 genome has a segment encoding these proteins:
- a CDS encoding type I restriction endonuclease subunit R, whose protein sequence is MKYTESQLEQAFISLLETEGYHYINGKELIRTSNQEVLLKEDLRSFLFNSYPDLEEVEVETLINELAFQSTSTLYESNKTICKLLADGLIFKRNNPSKKDLHIRYIDVENIQNNIFKIVNQLEIQGTELRIPDLILYINGIPVVVFEFKTAIEEEITIHDAYKQITTRYRRDIPELLKYNVFCVISDGVNNKAGTVFSPYEFYYGWNKITGDEKKALTGIETTTSIVHGMLNQSRLVDIIHHFVLFPDSSKHELKVLSRYPQYYAANKLYQNIKAHRKPKGDGKGGTYFGATGCGKSYTMLYLTRLLMRSTEFASPTIIIISDRTDLDDQLSKDFTNAKKFIGDENIINIESRADLRSRLRGIESGGVYLTTVQKFAEDAEILSDRTNIICISDEAHRSQVNLDLKVKIDEEKGVTKSYGFAKYLHDSLPNATYVGFTGTPIDKTLEVFGDVVDQYTMFESVNDEITVRLVYEGRAAKVNLDYNKVQEIENYYENAVAEGASEYHVEASQKAIAKMEVVLGDTDRIKAIAQDFIAHYEKRIEERATVAGKAMFVCASRTIAYKLYQEILALRPEWGEVNISDGLTEKEQKEIKPIERVKMVMTRNKDDEKELWELLGNKDERKELDRQFKQIKSNFKIAIVVDMWLTGFDVPFLDTIYIDKPLQTHNLIQTISRVNRKYEGKDRGLVVDYIGIKKNLNKALGMFNNQTADDDFEDLNQAEIIVRDQMDLLRQYFHQFDATNYYQGNPVERLNCLNKASELVLQTEESEKFFVNVTKKLKSAYNLVSGSELFTPKEVDEIHFYFAVKSIVVKLTKGEAPDTAQMNEKVAKMVEEAIISEGVEEIFKLDDHKANTIDLFNDKFIEKISNLELPNTKIKILERLLKQTITDFKKVNKVKGQDFADRLKSIVDRYNERSEKDILDYDGIQADTAEQMLDLIIKLRTEMASFEDLGIDYEEKAFYDILDVICKNYGFEFDKDKMLELAREIKKIVDNASQYPDWAERDDIKAQLKMDIIIKLHEFGYPPITQEDVYKNVLEQAENFKKNR, encoded by the coding sequence ATGAAATACACTGAATCTCAATTAGAACAAGCATTTATAAGCCTTTTGGAAACAGAAGGCTATCACTATATTAACGGAAAAGAATTAATTAGAACTTCTAACCAAGAGGTTTTACTCAAAGAAGATTTACGTTCTTTTCTTTTCAACAGCTATCCCGATTTAGAAGAAGTTGAAGTTGAAACGTTAATCAATGAGTTAGCTTTTCAGTCGACTTCTACTCTATACGAATCGAATAAAACAATTTGTAAGCTTTTAGCGGATGGATTAATTTTCAAACGCAATAATCCCAGCAAAAAAGACTTGCATATTCGCTATATTGATGTAGAAAATATCCAAAATAATATCTTCAAGATTGTTAATCAATTAGAAATTCAAGGAACAGAATTACGAATTCCTGATTTGATTTTATACATCAATGGAATTCCTGTGGTCGTCTTTGAGTTTAAAACAGCTATTGAAGAAGAAATTACTATTCATGATGCCTATAAACAGATTACAACTCGTTACCGTCGTGATATACCCGAACTATTGAAATACAATGTATTTTGTGTGATTAGTGATGGGGTGAATAACAAAGCCGGAACAGTATTTTCTCCTTACGAATTTTACTATGGATGGAACAAAATTACAGGTGACGAGAAAAAAGCTTTAACAGGTATAGAAACCACAACTTCTATTGTGCATGGAATGCTAAACCAATCAAGATTGGTTGATATTATTCACCATTTTGTTTTGTTTCCTGATTCTTCTAAACACGAGCTAAAGGTTTTAAGTCGCTATCCACAATATTATGCAGCCAATAAGTTGTATCAAAATATCAAAGCACATCGTAAACCTAAAGGCGATGGAAAAGGTGGAACATACTTTGGAGCCACTGGATGTGGAAAGAGTTATACGATGCTGTATTTAACGCGTTTATTGATGCGATCTACCGAATTTGCAAGTCCTACGATTATTATTATATCAGATCGTACAGATTTAGACGATCAATTATCGAAGGATTTTACGAATGCTAAGAAATTTATTGGGGATGAAAATATCATCAATATTGAATCTAGAGCCGATTTACGATCTCGATTAAGAGGCATCGAAAGTGGTGGTGTTTATTTAACAACGGTTCAGAAATTTGCTGAAGATGCTGAAATCTTATCCGACCGTACCAATATCATTTGTATTTCGGATGAAGCGCACCGCTCACAAGTCAATTTAGATTTAAAAGTAAAAATTGACGAGGAAAAAGGAGTTACAAAATCCTATGGATTTGCTAAATATTTACACGATTCTTTACCTAATGCAACTTATGTAGGATTTACAGGAACACCTATCGACAAAACGTTAGAAGTTTTTGGAGATGTAGTGGATCAATACACGATGTTCGAGTCTGTAAATGATGAAATTACCGTTCGTTTGGTCTATGAAGGAAGAGCCGCTAAAGTAAATTTAGATTACAATAAAGTTCAAGAAATTGAAAATTATTACGAAAATGCAGTAGCGGAAGGCGCTTCTGAATACCATGTTGAAGCCAGCCAAAAAGCAATTGCTAAAATGGAAGTTGTTTTAGGGGATACGGATCGTATTAAAGCCATTGCACAAGATTTTATAGCTCATTACGAAAAACGTATCGAAGAACGTGCTACTGTTGCAGGAAAAGCGATGTTTGTATGTGCTTCGCGTACCATTGCTTATAAATTGTACCAAGAAATATTGGCTTTACGACCTGAATGGGGAGAAGTAAATATTTCGGATGGATTAACTGAGAAAGAGCAAAAAGAAATCAAGCCAATTGAGCGTGTTAAAATGGTGATGACACGTAATAAAGATGATGAAAAAGAGCTTTGGGAACTTTTGGGTAATAAAGATGAACGAAAAGAATTAGATCGACAGTTTAAACAAATCAAATCCAACTTCAAAATTGCGATTGTGGTGGATATGTGGTTAACAGGATTTGATGTTCCATTTTTAGATACCATTTATATTGATAAGCCTTTACAAACGCATAACTTAATTCAAACGATTTCTCGTGTGAATCGTAAATACGAAGGAAAAGATCGCGGATTAGTGGTTGATTATATTGGAATAAAAAAGAACTTGAACAAAGCGTTAGGGATGTTCAATAATCAAACGGCAGATGATGATTTTGAGGACTTAAATCAAGCTGAAATCATCGTTAGAGATCAAATGGATTTATTACGTCAATATTTCCATCAGTTTGATGCTACTAACTATTACCAAGGAAATCCTGTTGAGCGTTTAAATTGTTTAAACAAAGCTTCTGAATTGGTTTTACAAACCGAAGAGTCAGAGAAATTCTTTGTGAACGTAACCAAGAAATTGAAGTCGGCTTATAATTTGGTCAGCGGTTCTGAATTGTTTACGCCGAAGGAAGTGGATGAAATTCATTTCTATTTTGCAGTCAAATCAATTGTGGTAAAATTGACGAAAGGCGAAGCACCTGATACAGCTCAAATGAATGAAAAAGTAGCTAAAATGGTAGAAGAAGCAATAATTTCTGAAGGAGTAGAAGAAATCTTTAAACTGGATGATCATAAAGCGAATACAATTGATTTGTTTAACGATAAATTCATTGAGAAAATCTCTAATCTGGAATTACCGAACACAAAGATTAAAATCTTAGAACGTTTACTTAAACAAACGATTACTGACTTTAAAAAAGTGAATAAAGTGAAAGGTCAAGATTTTGCTGATCGTTTAAAAAGCATTGTAGATCGTTACAACGAACGTAGTGAAAAAGATATTTTAGATTATGATGGTATTCAAGCTGATACAGCAGAACAAATGCTAGATTTAATCATCAAATTACGCACTGAAATGGCTTCATTCGAAGATTTAGGAATCGATTATGAAGAAAAAGCGTTCTATGATATTTTGGATGTCATCTGTAAAAATTATGGATTTGAATTCGATAAAGATAAAATGCTAGAACTAGCTCGTGAAATAAAAAAGATTGTAGATAACGCCTCTCAATACCCTGATTGGGCTGAACGTGATGATATTAAAGCTCAATTAAAAATGGATATTATTATCAAATTACATGAATTTGGCTACCCTCCTATTACACAGGAAGATGTATATAAAAATGTATTAGAACAAGCGGAGAATTTTAAGAAGAATAGATGA
- a CDS encoding nucleotidyl transferase AbiEii/AbiGii toxin family protein has product MWINLTTEQKIQVLEQTGIAKGLPAFVVEKDWWVCILLKAIFQSHYANSIIFKGGTSLSKAYHIIDRFSEDIDLIIDRHLLGFDDLDSGTKIKKLRKASGSFIINEFREELMHQLDQLGIHRDQYEIRYNDKVDDTSDPNTLEVYYQSVIPMTNPYIQQRVLLEMGARSLTEPAETKTILSFIDENYKALPFTSDRFDVQVVIPTRTFIEKVLLLHEEFSKPIDKIRTDRLTRHLYDLDKMMVAGFGEQALADNELFETIVEHRKKVTPLRGVDYSNHEKGKLSILPPNEIIAQWDTDYKIMQQNMIVGDSLSWTDLIKQIKTIEDLMNQSH; this is encoded by the coding sequence ATGTGGATTAACCTAACAACTGAACAAAAAATACAAGTTTTAGAACAAACAGGTATAGCCAAAGGTTTGCCTGCATTTGTTGTAGAAAAGGATTGGTGGGTGTGTATTTTATTGAAAGCTATTTTTCAATCGCACTATGCAAATTCCATTATTTTTAAAGGAGGTACTTCATTAAGTAAAGCCTATCATATCATTGATCGATTTTCAGAAGATATTGATTTAATTATAGATCGACATTTGTTAGGATTTGACGATTTGGATTCAGGCACAAAAATCAAAAAACTAAGAAAAGCATCGGGTTCTTTTATTATCAATGAATTTAGAGAAGAATTGATGCATCAATTGGATCAATTGGGCATTCATCGTGACCAATATGAAATACGATATAATGATAAAGTTGACGATACCAGCGACCCGAATACATTGGAAGTGTATTATCAATCTGTAATTCCAATGACTAATCCTTATATTCAACAAAGAGTATTGTTAGAAATGGGAGCAAGATCATTAACAGAACCAGCAGAAACAAAAACCATCCTTTCGTTTATTGATGAAAATTACAAAGCATTACCCTTTACATCGGATAGATTTGATGTACAAGTGGTTATACCAACACGAACATTTATAGAGAAGGTTTTATTATTACATGAAGAATTTTCAAAACCAATAGATAAAATTAGAACCGACCGATTGACGCGTCATTTATACGATTTAGATAAAATGATGGTTGCTGGATTTGGAGAACAAGCTCTTGCTGATAATGAGTTGTTTGAAACCATAGTGGAGCATCGTAAAAAGGTTACGCCTTTAAGAGGTGTCGATTACTCCAATCACGAAAAAGGAAAATTGAGTATTCTACCACCAAATGAAATAATTGCTCAATGGGATACTGATTATAAAATCATGCAACAAAATATGATTGTTGGAGATAGTTTATCTTGGACAGATTTGATTAAACAAATAAAAACAATTGAAGATTTAATGAATCAATCTCACTAA
- a CDS encoding DUF6088 family protein produces the protein MKSTKNQIETKVLKSSLGEIFFAEDFYAYGSPGNIRLTLFRLVNEGILERLAQGIYLKPKRDPLLGTLYPTTEEIAKQIAQRDKARIAPTGVFALYLLGLTTQVPLKAVYLSDGSQREVKIGNRSIQFKKTVPKSFAIKDELLHLIVQAFKEVGQNNVTEEFIAKIKPSVMQLDSQVVQKQVKYAPVWIQKQINNLYTTCQNVD, from the coding sequence GTGAAATCCACTAAAAATCAAATAGAAACAAAGGTTTTAAAATCATCATTAGGCGAAATATTTTTCGCTGAAGATTTCTATGCGTATGGTTCACCAGGTAATATCCGTTTAACGCTTTTTCGTTTGGTCAATGAAGGTATATTAGAGCGTTTGGCTCAAGGCATTTATCTAAAACCCAAAAGAGATCCGTTGTTAGGTACCCTTTATCCTACTACGGAAGAAATAGCCAAGCAAATAGCACAACGCGACAAAGCACGTATTGCTCCAACGGGTGTATTCGCATTGTATTTGTTGGGACTTACCACACAAGTTCCTCTAAAAGCGGTGTATTTATCTGATGGTTCACAACGTGAAGTGAAAATTGGAAATCGTTCGATTCAATTCAAAAAAACGGTTCCTAAAAGTTTTGCCATAAAAGATGAATTGTTGCATTTGATCGTGCAAGCATTTAAAGAGGTGGGCCAAAACAACGTAACCGAAGAATTTATAGCGAAAATAAAACCTTCTGTAATGCAGCTCGACTCCCAAGTGGTCCAAAAGCAAGTAAAATATGCACCAGTATGGATACAGAAACAGATCAATAACCTTTATACAACTTGTCAAAATGTGGATTAA